The Candidatus Atribacteria bacterium ADurb.Bin276 genome segment TTTCAATCTTTTACCAAAATTAAACGCTTTTCAAAATGTTGAACTTCCGCTCCTTTATGCCGGTATCCCTAAAACCAAAAGATGCGAAATAGTGAATTCTCTCTTGGAAAAAGTTGGGCTTAGCCAAAGAAAATTTCATCGTCCTAATCAACTTTCCGGGGGCCAAATTCAACGAGTGGCAATCGCTCGTGCTCTGGCTAATAATCCATCAATCGTCCTTGCCGATGAACCAACCGGTAACTTGGATACTCGATCTGGGGAAGAAGTCTTGGAAGTTTTTCAAAATTTAAATGAACAAGGAAAGACCATTATATTAGTAACTCACGAACCGGATGTTGCTTTTCATTCCAAACGGATACTCCGTTTTTGTGATGGACAATTAGAAAATGAAGAATCCGTAGATGATCCGATTCAAGCAGAAGAAGCTCTCCAAATGGCAAAAGAAACCTTGGAGGCAATATAACCGTTATGAACATATTTGAAAAACTTCAAAGTGCTATTTCGAATGTTTTATCCAATAAACTCCGTTCTTTCCTTACTATGTTAGGAATAATTATCGGAGTCGCAGCAGTTATCACCATGGTTTCGGTTGGTCAAGGAATGAAAACCAATATTACTTCCCAAATTCAAAGTCTGGGATCTAATCGTTTAACGGTAAGACCTGGTTTCCAAAGAGTGCCTCCTGGAATGGGAATCATGCAAAGAGGAGGCATGAATATTTTCACTTACGACCACTATTTAGGATTAAGGAATTCCCCAGTTAGAGGGATAAAAAATATTGGGGCCCAAGCTTCGACCAACAAGGTTGTTACCTTTGGGAAGGAAAGCACCAGAACCAGTATTATTGGAACTACGCCAAATTATCCCGACCTTGAAAATTTTAAACCAGCTAAGGGGCGTTTTTTTAACCAATATGACCTGGATCATATGACCAGAGTCGTTGTATTGGGTCAAACGGTTGCTGAAGATCTTTTTGGCAATGATGACAGTTCCAACATTGGCAAAAAAGTAAAAATTGGAAATGTTAGCTTTACAGTTATTGGAATAATGGAGAAAAAAACCAGCATGGGCATGGATCGTGGTGATCAGGTGTTTATTCCTATTACAACAGCCCAAAAAAGAATTACAGGAAGTAAATACTTACAAACAATAACCGTAGAAACTTACACGATAGAAGATATGGATAGTGTAAGTGATTATTTGGAAGCGTATTTTCTACGAAAATTCAATAACGATCCGGATAAATTTGATATTATGAACTCCCAAGATATATTAGATACCGTTACCAACGTGACTGGCAGCATTACTCTCTTTTTAGTTATTATTTCAGGAATTTCTCTCTTGGTTGGTGGCATCGGTATCATGAATATCATGTTGGTTTCGGTAACCGAGCGGACTCGGGAGATAGGATTGCGAAAAGCTATCGGAGCTAAAACAACGGATATCCTCTCCCAGTTTATGATTGAAGCTTCAGTTTTGAGTCTTACCGGTGGATTAATCGGAATAATTTTAGGAATACTGAGTTCTTTTATTGTATCCAAAGTATCCAGTTGGAGTACCACCATTTCCTGGGCTTCGATAATATATGCTCTTGG includes the following:
- the macB_4 gene encoding Macrolide export ATP-binding/permease protein MacB; translated protein: MNEKTTSPVIDVRKLGKIYFLESIQVNGLTNVSFQIYPGDFISIMGPSGSGKSTLMNILGCLDTPTSGQYFLDQEEVSHLDENQLAMIRNRKIGFVFQSFNLLPKLNAFQNVELPLLYAGIPKTKRCEIVNSLLEKVGLSQRKFHRPNQLSGGQIQRVAIARALANNPSIVLADEPTGNLDTRSGEEVLEVFQNLNEQGKTIILVTHEPDVAFHSKRILRFCDGQLENEESVDDPIQAEEALQMAKETLEAI
- the macB_5 gene encoding Macrolide export ATP-binding/permease protein MacB, which produces MNIFEKLQSAISNVLSNKLRSFLTMLGIIIGVAAVITMVSVGQGMKTNITSQIQSLGSNRLTVRPGFQRVPPGMGIMQRGGMNIFTYDHYLGLRNSPVRGIKNIGAQASTNKVVTFGKESTRTSIIGTTPNYPDLENFKPAKGRFFNQYDLDHMTRVVVLGQTVAEDLFGNDDSSNIGKKVKIGNVSFTVIGIMEKKTSMGMDRGDQVFIPITTAQKRITGSKYLQTITVETYTIEDMDSVSDYLEAYFLRKFNNDPDKFDIMNSQDILDTVTNVTGSITLFLVIISGISLLVGGIGIMNIMLVSVTERTREIGLRKAIGAKTTDILSQFMIEASVLSLTGGLIGIILGILSSFIVSKVSSWSTTISWASIIYALGISVAVGLFFGIYPARRASQLNPITALRFE